A genomic region of Candidatus Limnocylindrales bacterium contains the following coding sequences:
- a CDS encoding tetratricopeptide repeat protein, with protein MDTIKRLFKSKGTFWILIVLLNSCSSTAKSTPPSLESQAEVVSIGHDKVKENSEKKLENVKAIDAQAYYHYQLGVLALASGDIEQAITHYSDALKLDDKSPFLYVELGKALARKGDFYRAKEVCEKALVLDASYLPARTLLAAVYSGLNEKEQAIQEYQKVIELNPKDAQPYIALAGLYKEKKDYTKALEVLNRLTDQPENAQVGFYQMGQIYLEMKDLDRAIQSFEKAIEVDSDFIQAYATLAALYETQKQYKKAAETYERALHAIGEEPRIMDRLMRLYTQLKDYTKALQYAEKLKSVDPDNDEIDIDIGVIYYESKQYEKAESLFKDYLALHPENIEVRAYLAATLEENQKYNEALGEWEKVLEQDPKSFDTRIRIGMLLSQQGKQDQAIKMFEKTLELFPDKTRAYILLGIAYSQAKRYEDALKVLQNGLQQNEKDPALLATLQFHTGAVLERLGRFDEALEMFKKVMDLDPTYSNAFNYYGYMLAEKGIRLDEALTAIQKALELEPDNGAYIDSLGWVYYQKGMIDEAIRELERAANLIKDDPTVQEHLGDAYSKKGWFQKAIDAYEKSLKLKPENEKQVQKKLDEIRLRLKSEANQK; from the coding sequence ATGGATACGATTAAACGTTTATTTAAAAGTAAGGGGACTTTCTGGATTTTGATTGTCCTTTTAAATTCATGTAGTTCAACGGCTAAGTCAACACCTCCTTCATTGGAATCTCAAGCGGAGGTGGTTAGCATAGGGCATGATAAAGTCAAAGAGAATTCAGAGAAAAAACTTGAAAATGTAAAGGCGATCGATGCTCAAGCTTATTATCACTATCAACTCGGGGTCTTAGCCCTCGCCTCAGGGGATATTGAGCAGGCGATTACTCACTACTCCGATGCCCTTAAGTTAGATGATAAATCCCCCTTTTTATACGTAGAGCTTGGAAAAGCTTTGGCTCGTAAAGGAGACTTCTATAGGGCTAAAGAAGTCTGCGAGAAGGCTTTGGTTTTAGATGCTTCCTATCTCCCCGCTCGAACATTACTAGCGGCTGTGTATTCCGGGCTTAATGAAAAGGAACAGGCTATCCAGGAATATCAAAAAGTCATCGAACTCAATCCGAAAGACGCACAACCTTATATTGCTTTAGCAGGTTTATATAAAGAAAAGAAGGACTATACCAAGGCTTTAGAGGTTTTAAATCGGTTAACCGATCAGCCTGAAAATGCTCAAGTCGGGTTCTATCAGATGGGGCAAATCTATCTCGAAATGAAGGATCTGGACCGGGCTATCCAGAGCTTCGAGAAGGCCATCGAAGTCGATTCTGATTTTATTCAGGCCTATGCGACTTTGGCAGCTCTCTATGAGACACAAAAACAATATAAAAAGGCGGCAGAAACCTACGAGAGGGCCTTACATGCCATCGGGGAAGAGCCCCGTATAATGGATCGGCTCATGAGACTTTATACCCAATTGAAGGATTATACCAAAGCTTTACAATATGCCGAGAAACTTAAAAGTGTGGATCCCGATAATGATGAAATCGATATCGATATCGGCGTTATTTACTACGAATCCAAGCAGTATGAAAAAGCTGAGAGTCTTTTCAAGGATTATCTGGCCCTCCATCCGGAGAATATTGAGGTTCGAGCTTATCTTGCAGCCACCTTGGAGGAGAATCAAAAGTACAATGAAGCGCTGGGGGAATGGGAAAAGGTTCTGGAACAGGATCCTAAATCTTTTGATACCCGGATTCGAATCGGAATGCTCCTTTCTCAACAGGGTAAACAGGATCAGGCGATAAAAATGTTTGAGAAAACCCTGGAACTATTTCCGGACAAGACCCGGGCTTATATTTTATTGGGAATTGCTTATAGCCAGGCCAAACGCTATGAAGATGCTTTAAAGGTTCTTCAAAATGGCCTCCAGCAGAATGAAAAGGATCCTGCTTTACTGGCCACCTTACAATTTCATACCGGGGCCGTGTTGGAGCGCCTGGGCCGATTTGATGAAGCCCTTGAGATGTTCAAAAAGGTTATGGATCTGGATCCTACCTACAGTAATGCCTTCAATTACTATGGTTATATGCTGGCCGAAAAGGGGATCCGCCTCGATGAAGCCCTTACGGCAATTCAAAAAGCTTTGGAGCTGGAGCCGGACAATGGGGCCTACATCGATAGCTTGGGCTGGGTGTATTATCAAAAAGGGATGATTGATGAGGCGATTCGGGAACTGGAGCGTGCCGCAAACTTAATTAAGGATGATCCAACCGTTCAAGAACATCTGGGAGATGCCTATTCTAAAAAAGGCTGGTTCCAGAAAGCTATCGATGCCTATGAAAAGTCCTTAAAGTTAAAACCGGAAAACGAGAAGCAAGTCCAGAAAAAGTTAGATGAAATCCGACTCAGACTAAAATCAGAAGCAAATCAGAAGTGA
- a CDS encoding DUF4292 domain-containing protein encodes MEQRMAGFQNFRGIAKIRLVSENKKYRFTEVIVLEKPNLFRLETLGFLNQPALFVVSNGKSLSLYSKRDNQYYSGTASQANLFKLTGLNLAVEDVVRVLSGNPPRLEKISSKQSRYFPDQKVYQLELISTRSQIRQLISLDATTNTFSQMESYRLPDGVLLLKVMWEDYRSADGYPVPGKVIIDKPLDKTRIELTYQSFEVNQSLDGDLFYLKPPENVTVRLLDSPAEEPLEHLAPFKEFERPDGSD; translated from the coding sequence ATGGAACAACGTATGGCCGGTTTTCAAAACTTCCGAGGTATTGCCAAGATCCGGCTGGTCAGCGAGAACAAAAAGTATCGATTTACGGAGGTCATCGTTCTTGAGAAACCGAACTTGTTCAGGTTGGAGACCCTGGGATTTTTAAATCAACCTGCTTTATTTGTTGTTTCCAACGGTAAGTCCCTATCCCTTTATTCTAAAAGAGATAATCAGTATTATTCGGGTACGGCTTCTCAGGCAAATCTGTTTAAGTTGACCGGCCTTAATCTGGCTGTTGAAGATGTGGTTCGCGTTTTATCGGGCAATCCTCCTCGATTGGAAAAGATCAGCTCAAAACAATCCCGTTATTTTCCAGATCAAAAGGTATACCAGTTGGAGTTGATCTCGACCCGGTCTCAAATCCGGCAGTTGATTTCTTTAGATGCGACCACCAACACCTTCTCCCAGATGGAATCTTATCGACTTCCCGACGGGGTCCTGCTTCTTAAAGTTATGTGGGAAGATTATCGAAGTGCAGACGGCTATCCCGTTCCGGGAAAGGTAATTATCGATAAACCTTTAGATAAAACCCGTATCGAGCTGACGTATCAGAGTTTTGAGGTGAACCAGAGTTTAGATGGCGATCTTTTTTATTTGAAACCTCCTGAAAATGTCACCGTTCGTCTGTTAGATAGTCCTGCAGAAGAACCCTTAGAGCATCTGGCCCCTTTTAAAGAATTTGAACGCCCGGATGGGTCGGACTAA
- a CDS encoding CDP-alcohol phosphatidyltransferase family protein, translated as MRIDKNIVGKKVGGLFARWRDSLARLLIKAGFTPNTLTLIGLGINVIATIAFGYRRPILAGVILIIAGAFDVLDGAVARMSGRVTSFGAFFDSVIDRYSDIAIFIGIIIYYALEKSKFYITLSVIALIGTIMTSYVRARAECIIPSCKVGFMERPERTVTIIIGSLTNHLYMVVWILAFFTNLTVIHRIFETRRQLAKVPAGVSPEPILSLDETYTPSTPLERVFQGIKRVLFWDYPRLTWQHDLLCGMLIVLLVFAPYALFLFFLYALIGIILVVRLISASSS; from the coding sequence ATGAGGATAGATAAAAATATAGTCGGAAAGAAAGTAGGTGGACTTTTTGCCAGATGGCGAGATAGCCTGGCTCGACTCTTAATCAAGGCTGGATTTACCCCCAATACGCTCACGCTCATCGGATTAGGGATTAATGTGATTGCCACCATAGCCTTTGGTTATCGACGCCCTATATTGGCCGGAGTTATCTTGATTATTGCCGGAGCTTTTGATGTCCTGGATGGGGCCGTAGCGAGAATGTCCGGAAGGGTTACCAGTTTTGGAGCTTTCTTTGATTCGGTTATCGATCGATATTCGGATATAGCCATCTTTATCGGTATCATCATCTACTACGCCTTAGAGAAAAGCAAGTTCTATATAACCCTTTCGGTCATCGCCTTGATAGGAACTATTATGACCAGCTATGTACGGGCCCGAGCTGAGTGCATCATTCCCAGTTGTAAGGTAGGTTTCATGGAAAGACCGGAGCGAACCGTCACCATTATTATCGGCTCTCTAACCAACCACCTCTACATGGTTGTCTGGATTCTGGCTTTCTTCACAAACCTCACGGTGATCCATCGTATCTTCGAAACCCGAAGACAATTAGCTAAAGTTCCTGCAGGCGTAAGTCCCGAACCTATTCTATCCCTGGATGAAACGTATACACCCTCCACTCCCCTGGAAAGAGTCTTCCAGGGTATTAAAAGGGTTTTATTCTGGGATTATCCCAGATTAACCTGGCAACATGATCTTCTCTGTGGGATGCTGATAGTCCTTCTGGTCTTCGCGCCGTATGCTTTATTCTTATTTTTTCTTTATGCCCTGATAGGGATTATTCTTGTGGTTCGCCTGATTTCTGCTTCTTCATCTTAA
- a CDS encoding PASTA domain-containing protein, which produces MAMILKFFKDLLKLIFFVVFLVGLSFLSGFIVMKLYLAGGEVEVPDLTGKEVEEAKQLLYKKGLNLKLVDEKNDTSIPKNHVLSQDPAPNSRIKQNRTVRVVLSLGPEEVTVPTVVGKPLRNAQILLRQNGLLAGRTVYIHSDQVPMDSVIAQNPPGESKYSKKGKVDLLLSRGPSEKSYIMPDLIGKKLDFAKKVLEEIGLVVGRVEREAYEGVEFDVVISQTPKPGTIIKKENLVNLVVSEGSSGLGAESRFIPTNPVTQVSLEYVVPEGPPTQEVRVIVNNDEGVSEIFRQFLPPGMRIQVAVPVIGETLVGIYIDGMLVQQRRF; this is translated from the coding sequence ATGGCCATGATTTTGAAATTTTTCAAAGACCTGCTTAAGCTTATTTTCTTTGTTGTTTTCCTGGTTGGATTGAGTTTCCTGAGTGGTTTTATTGTCATGAAACTTTATCTGGCCGGAGGTGAAGTCGAAGTACCCGACTTAACCGGAAAAGAAGTTGAGGAAGCCAAACAGCTTTTATACAAGAAAGGTCTCAACCTTAAGCTGGTGGATGAGAAGAATGATACCAGCATACCTAAAAATCATGTTCTTTCTCAGGACCCTGCACCGAATTCCCGAATAAAACAAAACCGAACGGTTCGTGTGGTTCTAAGTCTGGGACCCGAGGAAGTAACCGTTCCCACCGTGGTAGGAAAGCCTCTGCGAAATGCCCAAATCCTTCTTAGACAGAATGGGCTTTTAGCGGGAAGAACGGTTTACATTCATTCAGATCAGGTTCCTATGGATAGTGTTATTGCTCAAAATCCTCCGGGCGAGTCTAAATATAGTAAGAAGGGGAAAGTAGATCTTTTACTGAGCCGGGGACCTTCTGAAAAGTCCTACATCATGCCGGATTTAATTGGAAAGAAGCTTGACTTTGCCAAAAAAGTTTTAGAAGAAATCGGGCTTGTGGTAGGACGGGTTGAGCGGGAAGCCTATGAAGGGGTTGAGTTCGATGTGGTTATCAGTCAAACCCCCAAACCGGGTACGATTATTAAAAAAGAGAACCTGGTCAATCTGGTGGTAAGTGAAGGGTCTTCTGGACTGGGAGCAGAGTCCAGATTTATTCCAACCAATCCGGTTACTCAGGTTTCCCTTGAGTATGTAGTTCCAGAAGGTCCTCCTACTCAGGAAGTTCGGGTGATTGTCAACAATGATGAGGGAGTTTCTGAAATTTTTAGACAATTCCTTCCTCCTGGGATGCGCATTCAGGTGGCTGTGCCGGTTATTGGGGAGACTTTAGTAGGAATTTATATCGATGGCATGTTGGTCCAACAACGACGATTTTAA
- the rpe gene encoding ribulose-phosphate 3-epimerase, producing the protein MIKVAPSILSADFARLAEEVKIVEAGGADLIHVDVMDGHFVPNLTIGPIVVEALRKRTSLPLDVHLMIENPDAYIPDFIKSGADSITVHVEACTHLHRTVHLIKEKGVKVGVALNPATPLTSLQEIVQEIDMALLMSVNPGFGGQKFIPSVLSKIQRFRRILQDMNILRLEIEVDGGIKVDNAAQIALAGADILVAGSAVFGSSDPAGVIRKIKEACAIQV; encoded by the coding sequence ATGATTAAAGTTGCTCCTTCCATATTATCGGCGGACTTTGCCAGGTTAGCCGAAGAAGTTAAGATCGTCGAGGCCGGGGGGGCAGATCTCATTCATGTGGATGTAATGGATGGTCATTTTGTTCCTAATCTGACCATAGGACCGATTGTGGTGGAAGCCTTACGAAAAAGGACTTCCCTTCCCCTGGATGTGCACCTGATGATTGAAAATCCAGATGCCTATATTCCGGATTTTATCAAGAGTGGTGCGGATTCTATTACTGTTCATGTCGAAGCCTGTACCCATCTCCACCGAACGGTTCACCTTATTAAAGAAAAAGGGGTCAAAGTAGGGGTTGCCTTAAATCCTGCTACTCCTCTGACAAGCCTGCAGGAGATTGTCCAGGAGATCGATATGGCCCTTTTAATGTCTGTCAATCCCGGATTTGGTGGGCAAAAATTTATTCCTTCGGTACTTTCTAAGATTCAGCGATTCCGGCGAATCTTGCAGGATATGAATATTCTCCGGTTGGAAATTGAGGTGGACGGAGGAATTAAAGTCGACAATGCGGCTCAAATAGCCCTGGCAGGTGCAGATATTTTAGTGGCTGGATCGGCTGTCTTTGGATCTTCGGATCCAGCCGGTGTGATACGAAAAATAAAGGAAGCCTGTGCTATTCAGGTTTAA
- a CDS encoding nucleotide sugar dehydrogenase, giving the protein MDLKEKILQRKAVAGVIGLGYVGLPLALEFCRAGFQVIGFDVNINRVNAINRGDSYIQDISPEAVQAALQQKRLLASTDFSLLKEIDAVSICVPTPLRKTKDPDISYIVAAVEQITRYLHKGQLIVLESTTYPGTTDEVILPELSKTGLKVGEDFYLAFSPERVDPGNTRFTTRNIPKVIGGITPQCTEMAMTLYEQIIEKVIPVSSTKTAEMVKLLENTFRSVNIALVNEIALMCDKLGIDVWEVINAAATKPFGFMPFYPGPGLGGHCIPLDPFYLAWKLKTLNYTARFIELAGEINAFMPNYVISKVAGVLNDKERSVKNSKILIIGVAYKKDVNDIRESPALDIIRLLEKQGARVYYHDPYIPEITEEGIVLKSVNLTESLLAEMDCTVIVTDHSAYDYQWLVDHSNVVIDTRNATKNVRDSGRVIRKL; this is encoded by the coding sequence ATGGATTTAAAAGAAAAGATTCTCCAACGAAAAGCTGTTGCCGGCGTGATCGGACTGGGCTATGTAGGCCTCCCCTTAGCCTTAGAGTTCTGTAGGGCTGGTTTTCAGGTCATTGGGTTTGATGTAAATATCAACAGGGTTAATGCCATTAACCGGGGCGACTCTTACATTCAGGATATTTCTCCAGAAGCGGTCCAGGCGGCATTGCAGCAAAAGCGGTTACTGGCCTCCACAGATTTTTCTCTTCTGAAAGAAATCGATGCCGTCAGTATCTGTGTGCCGACCCCTTTGAGGAAGACAAAAGATCCGGATATTTCCTATATCGTAGCTGCTGTGGAGCAGATTACCCGGTATTTACATAAAGGGCAACTGATCGTTTTGGAAAGTACTACCTATCCGGGAACGACCGATGAGGTGATCTTACCCGAATTAAGCAAAACGGGCCTTAAAGTTGGAGAAGACTTTTATCTGGCTTTCTCCCCGGAGAGAGTGGATCCCGGAAATACCCGGTTTACCACACGAAATATTCCCAAGGTCATCGGTGGAATTACCCCCCAATGTACCGAAATGGCCATGACGCTCTATGAGCAGATCATTGAAAAGGTGATTCCTGTTTCTTCGACCAAAACGGCCGAAATGGTTAAACTTCTGGAGAATACCTTTCGCAGCGTTAATATTGCCCTGGTTAATGAAATTGCACTGATGTGTGATAAGTTGGGTATCGATGTGTGGGAAGTCATCAATGCTGCAGCCACTAAGCCTTTTGGCTTTATGCCTTTTTATCCGGGACCGGGTTTAGGAGGTCATTGTATTCCGCTGGATCCTTTTTACCTGGCATGGAAACTTAAAACCCTTAATTATACGGCACGATTTATTGAACTGGCCGGAGAGATCAATGCCTTCATGCCCAATTATGTGATTAGTAAAGTTGCCGGAGTTCTCAATGATAAGGAGAGAAGTGTCAAGAACTCAAAAATTCTCATTATCGGGGTAGCCTATAAAAAGGATGTTAACGATATTCGAGAGTCTCCCGCCTTAGATATTATCCGTCTTCTAGAAAAGCAGGGAGCCAGGGTGTACTACCATGATCCTTATATTCCTGAAATTACAGAGGAAGGAATCGTTTTAAAATCGGTAAACTTAACAGAATCTCTTCTGGCCGAAATGGATTGCACCGTCATCGTAACCGATCATAGTGCTTATGATTACCAATGGCTGGTAGATCACTCTAACGTTGTGATTGATACCCGGAATGCTACGAAAAATGTTCGAGATTCTGGCAGGGTGATTCGGAAATTATAA
- the rbfA gene encoding 30S ribosome-binding factor RbfA, producing the protein MRRYKRADRVRDLLHQEVSLILQREIKDPRVKLVIITRVDLTEDLRYAKFYVTIPSITQIQGVTIAEEKKREILGGLERASGYIRGELGKRLDLKYIPDIKFVFDEALEETHRVLQLLDKISSESKG; encoded by the coding sequence ATGCGCAGGTATAAACGAGCAGACCGGGTTCGGGATCTCCTCCATCAGGAGGTTAGCCTTATCTTACAACGAGAAATAAAAGATCCTCGAGTCAAGCTAGTGATCATTACCCGGGTAGACCTGACAGAAGACCTTCGATATGCCAAGTTTTATGTAACAATTCCCTCGATTACCCAGATCCAAGGGGTTACGATAGCTGAGGAAAAGAAAAGGGAAATTTTAGGGGGGTTAGAGAGGGCTAGTGGCTATATTCGGGGCGAATTAGGTAAAAGATTAGATTTAAAATATATTCCGGATATCAAATTTGTTTTCGATGAAGCCCTGGAAGAGACCCATCGGGTTCTTCAGCTACTGGATAAAATCAGTTCCGAATCCAAAGGTTAA
- a CDS encoding DUF503 domain-containing protein: MIIGICRVELYLPSNHSLKGKRQVLNSIKSRIKNRFNVSIAEIGHLETWQRSTIGIAMVSNDKNYVNQELNKVINHIEGSGIVSILDYGIELTSLNHGEL; this comes from the coding sequence ATGATTATCGGAATTTGCAGAGTAGAACTTTATCTTCCAAGCAATCACTCCTTAAAAGGAAAGCGACAGGTACTTAACAGCATCAAAAGCCGAATTAAAAATCGATTCAATGTTTCCATTGCGGAAATAGGGCATCTGGAAACCTGGCAGCGTTCTACCATTGGGATTGCTATGGTCAGCAACGATAAAAATTACGTGAATCAGGAATTGAACAAAGTCATAAATCATATAGAAGGCTCGGGAATAGTCAGTATTCTGGATTATGGAATCGAATTAACCAGCTTAAACCATGGAGAATTGTAA